Part of the Acidimicrobiia bacterium genome is shown below.
CGTCATCGGTGATGGCGGCCAGGAAGTACCGCACCTGCAGCTCGAGGTCCGCGAAACGCTCGCCTGCCCCTTCTCGGACCCACGCGACCTTCTGACGGGTCTGCTCGGCGAGCGAGGTCTGCACGGCGTCGCCGGTGATCGTCCCGGCTCGCAGGTTCGGGTTGATGCCGACGATGTCGGCCTCCCGGCCCGCGAGTCGCAGGAGCTTCGGACCACCGCCACCGACGACGATCGGCGGCCGGGGCCGCTGGATGGGCTTCGGCACCCCGTCGTAGGACCGGATCGTGTAGTGGCCGCCGTCGTGATCGAAGGGGCCGTCGCCCCACGCGCGCTTGATGATGGTCAGCGCCTCAGCGAGCCGCTCGATCCGGACGCCAGCGGTGTCGTAGGGCAGGCCCAGGGCCTCGTAGTCGGCCCGCATCCAGCCCGCCCCGATGCCGAGCTCGAGGCGGCCGTCCGAGAGGACGTCGACGGTGGCCGCCTCTTTGGCCGTGACCGCTGGGTGCTTGTAGTCGTTGTCGAGCACGAGCATGCCGACGCGCAAGGACGTCGTGACGGCGGCCGCGAACGCGATGCCAACCATCGGGGCCAGCTCCGTGTCCACGAAGTGGTCCGGCATGACGAGCGTCGAGTAGCCGAGGTCCTCGACCTTGTGGGCCAGGGCGGCCCAGTCCGCCGCGCCGCGCGACCCACCGACCTGCACGCCGAAGCGGAAGCGGTGGTCATGAGCCACGCCGGCTCCTCAGGTCCCCGCCAGGCGGGCGACGACCGGCGCGAACTGGTCGGCCACCGCGTCGTCGACGACGACGTAGCTCATCTGCCAGCGCGCTCGACGGGCCTCAAGGTCGTCGACCATCTGCTCGACCGTGCCGACGAGCGCGATGGGCGTCTCGAGGGCCACGTCGGCGGTCACGCCGAAGGCTGGTGCCATCGCCTCGGCCAACGACTGTCGGTCGTCGGTGAAGAAGACGAATCCCGCGTACTGCTGGATCTCGAGGTCCGGGTAGCGGTCACCGGCGGCGTCGCGAACCCACGCCAGCTTCTGGTCGGTCGCGGCGGCGCTGAGCGAGCGCGCCGTCTCGGGGTCGTCGGCGGTGCCTCGCTGGAGGTTCGCGTTGATCCCGACGATGTCGGCTTCGCGCGCGGCGAGGGACAGGACCCTTTGCCCGCCTCCCCCGATGATG
Proteins encoded:
- a CDS encoding TIGR03621 family F420-dependent LLM class oxidoreductase; this translates as MAHDHRFRFGVQVGGSRGAADWAALAHKVEDLGYSTLVMPDHFVDTELAPMVGIAFAAAVTTSLRVGMLVLDNDYKHPAVTAKEAATVDVLSDGRLELGIGAGWMRADYEALGLPYDTAGVRIERLAEALTIIKRAWGDGPFDHDGGHYTIRSYDGVPKPIQRPRPPIVVGGGGPKLLRLAGREADIVGINPNLRAGTITGDAVQTSLAEQTRQKVAWVREGAGERFADLELQVRYFLAAITDDAQGLAGALAPSFGTTVDEALASGVALVGTVDEVCDTLVQRREEWGASYVVLGDDTFEAFAPVVSRLAGT